A stretch of DNA from Candidatus Omnitrophota bacterium:
TTAAGTATGCTGAGCAAGCCAACTGCTTGGCTTGCGTCGGGATTCGAAGACCGCAGCGATGCGCGAGTTTTCCTGAGCGAAGTCGAAGGGAAGGCGAGCGCCGCGAGGGGCGGCCCGCGAGAATCCGCCGTCAGGCGGATTACTTGTGGGCGAATCCTGCATTGCCCAATAAGGTAAATGAACCTAATTAAGATGATAAACACGAATAAAGTCACGGCTCTTGAAAAACGGCTCGCCGCACTCGGCATAAAGGAAACAGATCTTGAGGAAAAATTCACCCGCGCTTCGGGCCATGGCGGGCAAAAGGTCAACAAAACATCCTCATGCGTATTCCTCAAACACATCCCCAGCGGTATTATGGTGAAATGCTCCGCGGACAGGCTCCGGGAGAGCAACCGCTTTTTCGCCAGAAGAATACTCGCAGATAAGATAGAAGAGAGAATCAAGGGCGCGAAGAGTGAAAAGGCGCAAAAAATCCATAAACTCAGAAAACAAAAAAACCGGAGGTCAAAAAAAGCGAAAGAAAAGGTACTGCTGCTGAAAAGGATCAAATCGGAAAAGAAACAACTCAGAAAAAAACCGGAAGGACAGATGGGCTGTGACTGAATTCGGAGAAAATTGCTGCGGGTGCGCTGCGCTTATAACACCCATCGGCATTCTCGCGAAAAAACTGGCACACGAGCTGACGGGCCTTTCCCATTTCAGCACGCCTGGCTGGTGGAAAGGCTGGAAAGGCAGCCTCGCCGGAAAAGAACTGTGCGTTATAGACTGCGGCACGGGTGAAAGGGCCGCTGACTGTATATTGTTTCTCAAAGAATCAGGGGTAAAAAAAATATTCTTTTTCGGATTTGCCGGGAGCGTGAACAAGTCCTTAAGCCCCGGCACTTTCTGCTCCGCTTCGGCATGGGCCGGCGGAGCGTCATTCGAGGAATTCTCACTGAGCCTTCGTGAAGGCAAACTGCCGCGGAAAAGCGCGCGGCCTTTCAGATCCGGGCAAACGAAGACAGATAAGAGCAAAATCATTTACACACTCCCCTCTCTTTTCTTGGAGAGTACCATCTTTGAAAAACTGGCTGAAGAAGGTTTTGATATGGTGGATATGGAAACCGCTCACGCCGCTTTCGCCGCGCAGGGAACAGACACAAGTTTTTTTTATTACATAAGCGATTTCCAGATGGAATTTATAAAAACAGATATGAAAAAATTAACTGACGCATGCCTGAAATCAGTGTTATTGTAACAACCTGCAACAGAAAAGATTTTGCGTTAGAGGCGGCCGCGAGCGTCAGAAAACAGACCTGCGACGATTATGAACTGATTATAGTCGATGATGGATCAAGCGATGGAAGCCGTGAAACCCTGCCCCTAAAAGCGGACAAATATATTTTTCAGAAAAATTCGGGGGTGAGCGCCGCGCGCAACACCGGATTTAAAGCATCGTCCGGTAAATATATCTGCTTTCTGGATTCTGACGATTTGTGGATGAAAGACAAGCTTGCCGTTCAGCTTGATTTTATGAAGAAAAATCCTTCCATGCCGCTGTGCTACACCGGGGAAAAATGGCTGAAAAACGGCATTCATAAAAATCAGAGGAAGTGTCACTCAAAAAGAGGGGGCGACATTTTCAGCAAGTGCCTTGAAATGTGCATAATATCGCCGTCGTCAGCCATGATACGCAGGGAAACGCTTGAACTGCTGAGATTTGACGAAAAACTGCCGGTTTGCGAAGATTATGACATGTGGCTAAGAATATCGTCGGAACATAACATCGATTACATTCCCCGCGAGCTGATCATAAAACGCGGCGGGCATCCGGACCAGCTGTCGGCGAGAGAGCCGGTCATGGACCGTTTCAGGATATATTCCAT
This window harbors:
- a CDS encoding peptide chain release factor-like protein — its product is MINTNKVTALEKRLAALGIKETDLEEKFTRASGHGGQKVNKTSSCVFLKHIPSGIMVKCSADRLRESNRFFARRILADKIEERIKGAKSEKAQKIHKLRKQKNRRSKKAKEKVLLLKRIKSEKKQLRKKPEGQMGCD
- a CDS encoding glycosyltransferase family 2 protein, producing MPEISVIVTTCNRKDFALEAAASVRKQTCDDYELIIVDDGSSDGSRETLPLKADKYIFQKNSGVSAARNTGFKASSGKYICFLDSDDLWMKDKLAVQLDFMKKNPSMPLCYTGEKWLKNGIHKNQRKCHSKRGGDIFSKCLEMCIISPSSAMIRRETLELLRFDEKLPVCEDYDMWLRISSEHNIDYIPRELIIKRGGHPDQLSAREPVMDRFRIYSIVKLLKSGLSAERANLAKEELRRKCAIVRSGALKRTKPWLWAKYSLISLIYGS